A region of Alosa alosa isolate M-15738 ecotype Scorff River chromosome 17, AALO_Geno_1.1, whole genome shotgun sequence DNA encodes the following proteins:
- the LOC125310999 gene encoding toll-like receptor 1, protein MSLTFWIIGILSVVILLSGTTAVDTEEIGFEMCVTLREHTKSLRHLKLTAIPPNLPKKTEYLDVSYNNIARIEDGQLINLTNLCFLKATHCNLKFISPDAFINNKIKVLNVSYNLLKVIPNMNLNTFRIIDLSSNNYFSYALPDSFSKFNNLEILALGSQNATSLKLKDFSFLKDIHLKQIILGEGIQLQEYEPGSLAQLKYLKELTLNASFCRNFDIFEQILVDLNQTQTQKLSLLKLVPDDCNAVVDPFIALKTFHSLRNLTITQTWINSTFMLKLIQNVWHSPVEDLTFINIVYNEDTPYGFQFPDQNTTIQIKSITFDGIKHYQYRYPIINMSMNHVTELSYLKFSGTGMNILPCNLMSAIPSLQTLDLSDNLLDESGFWWPFCKPTMIFPSLRHLSLSHNRFIDLAIISQQSSQIKLLESLDLSFNSIRLTGPCSWSPNLTELSLSHNNLGNDIFEHLSPYFKRIDLSKTGITSISQAILSKLPHLTHFILSSNSIQVIPLDLRAPLLHALFTDQNSIAYISEGVLDGLPKLETMVAGKNPFSCTCDSFWFVTAMNKSLLLDWPLDYTCSTPPSYADQSLVNLHFGHLSCRPILQASTALSVLTIIIAVFAITFYACDGVWYTKMLWFWIRAKRRAHKGKDRLLKCSFNYHAFISYSQHDSDWVDTQLVPTLEGAGLSLCIHERDFEPGQWIVDNIINCVEASYKSIFVLSQNFVQSEWCNYELFFAQHRAISVDQDSVVFILLEPIPPDSLPRKFLKLRTLLRQQTYLEWPKDERKKHLFWKSLRSMLQTGDKGITLKNVATNIMDTCSLLANQG, encoded by the coding sequence ATGTCCCTTACATTTTGGATCATTGGCATATTGTCTGTTGTGATTTTACTCTCTGGGACTACGGCTGTAGATACTGAAGAGATAGgatttgaaatgtgtgtgacaTTAAGAGAACATACAAAGAGCTTAAGACACCTCAAACTCACTGCAATTCCACCAAACCTTCCAAAGAAAACTGAATACTTGGACGTGTCTTATAACAACATTGCTCGAATTGAAGATGGACAACTAATAAATCTTACCAACCTTTGTTTCTTGAAAGCAACACATTGTAATCTGAAGTTCATTTCTCCGGATGCCTtcatcaacaacaaaatcaaGGTGCTAAACGTCTCCTATAACCTTTTGAAAGTCATCCCTAACATGAATCTCAACACATTTCGTATCATAGACCTCTCCAGCAACAACTACTTCAGCTATGCTCTTCCAGATAGCTTTTCCAAATTTAATAATCTTGAGATCCTTGCTCTTGGAAGTCAAAATGCTACTTCACTGAAACTCAAAGACTTCAGTTTTTTGAAGGACATACATTTAAAGCAGATTATTTTAGGTGAGGGCATTCAGTTGCAAGAATATGAACCTGGATCTTTAGCTCAGTTGAAGTATCTGAAAGAATTGACTCTCAATGCCTCCTTTTGCCGGAATTTTGACATCTTTGAACAAATTCTTGTTGACCTTAACCAAACGCAAACACAGAAGCTGAGTTTATTAAAGCTTGTTCCTGATGATTGCAATGCAGTTGTTGATCCTTTTATTGCCTTAAAAACCTTTCACAGTCTGAGAAATTTAACTATAACACAAACCTGGATAAATAGCACATTCATGTTAAAATTAATACAAAATGTTTGGCATTCTCCAGTTGAAGATTTGACTTTTATCAATATTGTTTACAATGAAGACACTCCTTATGGATTTCAATTCCCAGACCAGAATACCACAATACAAATCAAATCGATTACATTTGATGGTATCAAGCACTATCAATATAGGTACCCCATAATTAACATGAGCATGAATCATGTTACAGAGTTGTCATATCTGAAGTTCTCAGGCACCGGAATGAACATTCTCCCCTGTAATTTGATGTCTGCCATACCATCATTACAGACTTTGGATCTGTCAGACAATCTGCTGGATGAGTCTGGCTTTTGGTGGCCCTTTTGCAAACCAACAATGATCTTTCCATCCCTCAGACACCTCTCATTGAGTCATAACCGTTTCATTGACCTGGCTATTATATCTCAGCAATCCAGTCAGATCAAACTCCTGGAATCTCTGGACCTGAGCTTCAACTCCATCCGCCTAACTGGCCCATGCTCATGGTCCCCTAATCTAACTGAGCTGAGTCTCAGCCACAACAACCTGGGCAATGACATCTTCGAACACCTCTCACCTTACTTCAAAAGAATCGATCTCTCAAAGACTGGAATTACCTCCATAAGCCAAGCCATTCTGTCAAAATTACCCCATCTGACACATTTTATTTTgagttccaacagcattcaagtCATCCCACTGGACCTCAGAGCCCCACTGCTGCATGCCCTGTTCACTGACCAGAATTCAATTGCCTATATTAGCGAGGGTGTGTTGGACGGCTTGCCCAAATTGGAGACAATGGTTGCAGGGAAAAATCCATTCAGCTGCACTTGTGATTCTTTCTGGTTTGTCACGGCCATGAACAAGTCTCTACTACTAGACTGGCCCCTGGACTACACTTGCAGTACCCCTCCTTCCTATGCTGATCAATCGCTGGTAAATCTCCATTTTGGACATCTGTCCTGTCGCCCAATCCTCCAGGCGTCTACGGCATTGTCAGTTTTAACCATCATCATTGCAGTATTTGCCATCACATTTTATGCGTGTGATGGTGTTTGGTACACCAAAATGCTGTGGTTTTGGATCAGGGCTAAACGGAGAGCTCATAAGGGGAAGGACAGGCTGCTGAAGTGTTCCTTCAACTACCATGCTTTCATCTCTTACAGCCAGCACGACTCAGACTGGGTGGATACACAGCTGGTGCCAACCCTGGAGGGTGCAGGCCTGTCACTTTGCATTCATGAACGTGACTTTGAACCGGGGCAATGGATTGTGGACAACATCATCAATTGTGTGGAGGCCAGCTATAAGAGCATATTTGTGCTCTCTCAGAACTTTGTTCAGAGTGAATGGTGCAACTATGAGCTCTTCTTTGCCCAGCACAGAGCTATTAGCGTGGACCAGGACTCTGTGGTGTTCATTCTGCTAGAGCCTATCCCACCTGACTCTCTGCCAAGAAAGTTCTTGAAACTGAGGACCCTCCTCAGGCAGCAGACATATCTAGAGTGGCCTAAGGATGAACGCAAAAAACATCTGTTCTGGAAGAGTCTCAGATCCATGTTACAAACTGGGGACAAGGGAATTACACTGAAGAATGTAGCAACAAACATTATGGATACATGCTCCTTGTTAGCAAACCAAGGTTAA